The Thermosynechococcus sp. genome has a segment encoding these proteins:
- a CDS encoding SDR family oxidoreductase, giving the protein MKVAVVGATGRTGQRIVSALQSSEHQAIAVVRNPAKARGRWPTVEIRTADVTQPPTLPPALKDCEAVICATGASPSLNPLEPLSVDYLGTKHLVDAAKAAHVQQFILVSSLCVSQFFHPLNLFWLILYWKQQAERYLQQSGLTYTIVRPGGLKETDDGGFPIIAPPDTLFEGSIPRSRVAEICVAALGEPSAYNKIFEVVSRPDQTPVAYRELFRSVAAV; this is encoded by the coding sequence GTGAAGGTTGCAGTGGTTGGTGCCACAGGCCGCACCGGTCAGCGAATTGTGAGTGCCCTACAATCATCTGAGCATCAGGCGATCGCCGTTGTGCGTAACCCCGCCAAAGCCCGAGGGCGGTGGCCAACGGTCGAGATTCGTACCGCCGATGTCACCCAACCCCCGACCCTTCCCCCAGCCCTTAAGGATTGCGAGGCAGTGATCTGTGCCACGGGCGCTAGCCCTAGCCTTAACCCCCTAGAACCCCTAAGTGTCGATTATCTGGGCACCAAACATCTCGTGGATGCCGCCAAAGCCGCCCACGTACAGCAGTTTATTCTTGTCTCGTCGCTGTGTGTCTCACAATTTTTCCATCCCCTGAATCTTTTTTGGCTGATTTTGTATTGGAAGCAGCAGGCAGAACGTTATCTCCAACAAAGCGGTCTAACTTACACGATTGTGCGGCCAGGGGGTCTGAAGGAAACCGATGACGGTGGCTTTCCGATCATTGCCCCACCAGATACCCTCTTTGAGGGCAGTATCCCGCGATCGCGGGTGGCAGAAATCTGTGTGGCAGCCTTGGGCGAGCCAAGTGCCTACAACAAAATCTTTGAGGTGGTGAGCCGTCCCGATCAGACGCCAGTGGCTTATCGAGAGTTATTCCGCTCAGTGGCGGCGGTGTGA
- a CDS encoding flavin prenyltransferase UbiX: MTSSSLPIVLGVTGASGLIYAVRAIKFLLQANYPIQLVASKAAHQVWRAEYGLTLPLQPDKQELFWREQAQVWEGCLTCHRPTDVAAAIASGSFPTLGMVILPCSMSTVAKLAAGLSSDLLERVADVHLKEHRPLVLVPRETPFSLIHLQNLTQLAMAGARIVPAIPAWYHRPQTIEDLVDFVIARALDQLGLDCVPLQRWQGPLS; encoded by the coding sequence GTGACCTCCTCTTCTTTGCCAATTGTGTTGGGTGTAACGGGTGCGTCTGGTCTCATTTACGCAGTGCGCGCCATTAAATTTCTATTACAAGCCAACTATCCTATTCAACTTGTGGCATCGAAGGCCGCGCATCAAGTGTGGCGGGCAGAATATGGCCTCACCCTGCCGCTTCAGCCCGATAAGCAGGAACTGTTTTGGCGCGAACAGGCCCAAGTTTGGGAAGGTTGCCTCACCTGTCATCGGCCAACAGATGTGGCAGCGGCGATCGCCAGCGGTTCCTTTCCCACATTGGGTATGGTGATTCTGCCCTGTAGTATGAGTACGGTGGCGAAGTTGGCCGCAGGCCTGAGTTCCGATCTCCTGGAGCGGGTGGCGGATGTCCACCTCAAGGAACACCGACCGCTGGTGCTGGTGCCCCGCGAGACCCCCTTTAGTCTAATTCACCTGCAAAACCTGACCCAATTGGCAATGGCTGGGGCGCGCATTGTACCCGCCATCCCTGCGTGGTATCACCGGCCACAGACCATTGAGGATTTAGTGGATTTTGTGATCGCCCGTGCCCTTGATCAGTTAGGGTTGGATTGTGTGCCGCTGCAACGTTGGCAAGGACCCCTTTCCTAA
- a CDS encoding polysaccharide deacetylase family protein, translating into MGRQWHLLVILTVFAAAATLAADGPHFVSPSKFWGQLVYQVKPLKPEKVVALTFDDGPWGASTRQVLQILKEEEVKATFFILGKHALMYPDLIAEIVKAGHAVGNHSWSHPYQPVDPKVAKQEIENTSALIAKQSQAQTRLFRPPGGNLTTGLVDYAKSKNYAIIMWSVDAHDSRSNTTAADIVERTLKAVKPGSIILLHDGGGDRATTRRALPTLIRRLRQKGYRFVTVPELLQLAVKAPPPKPEPTPTPQPTITPTPTPEGLPTPELTPSSPSRSERQWQPRSMLPH; encoded by the coding sequence ATGGGACGGCAGTGGCACCTGTTGGTGATCTTGACCGTGTTTGCGGCAGCGGCAACACTGGCAGCGGATGGGCCGCACTTTGTTAGTCCCAGCAAGTTTTGGGGGCAGTTGGTCTATCAGGTCAAACCCCTGAAACCCGAAAAAGTGGTGGCCCTCACCTTTGATGATGGCCCTTGGGGAGCCTCAACTCGCCAAGTGCTGCAAATCCTGAAGGAGGAGGAGGTCAAGGCCACATTTTTTATCCTGGGCAAGCACGCCCTCATGTATCCCGATCTCATTGCTGAGATTGTCAAAGCGGGTCATGCCGTTGGCAACCATAGTTGGAGTCATCCCTACCAACCCGTTGACCCTAAGGTAGCCAAGCAGGAAATTGAAAACACCTCTGCCTTAATTGCCAAGCAAAGCCAAGCCCAAACGCGCCTTTTTCGGCCACCGGGGGGCAATTTGACCACGGGGCTAGTGGACTATGCCAAGTCGAAAAACTATGCCATCATCATGTGGTCGGTGGATGCCCATGACAGCCGCTCCAACACCACCGCAGCGGACATTGTTGAGCGCACCCTCAAGGCAGTGAAACCGGGTAGTATTATTTTGCTCCACGATGGTGGGGGCGATCGCGCCACGACCCGCAGGGCCCTCCCCACACTAATTCGCCGCCTGCGGCAAAAGGGCTATCGCTTTGTCACTGTGCCGGAACTGCTGCAACTGGCAGTGAAAGCTCCCCCACCAAAGCCTGAACCGACACCGACCCCTCAACCTACAATTACTCCAACACCGACCCCAGAAGGTCTGCCCACGCCTGAGTTGACGCCTAGCTCCCCTAGTCGCAGTGAACGGCAATGGCAGCCACGATCGATGCTCCCTCACTGA
- the glyQ gene encoding glycine--tRNA ligase subunit alpha, whose translation MYFQDVIATLHQFWAAQGCLIAQPYDVEKGAGTKSPHTFLRALGPEPWAVAYVEPCRRPADGRYGQNPNRYQYYYQYQVLIKPSPDNIQEIYLESLRALGIRPQEHDIRFVEDNWEDAAVGAWGVGWEVWLDGMEVTQFTYFQQCGGLDCRPVSIEITYGLERLTMYLQEVDAIASIRWNSTLTYGDVHLQGEIEQSTYNFEAADPERLFTLFSLYQQEAEQLLEKQLVLPSLDYVLKCSHTFNLLDARGVISVAERTRYIGRIRGLARCVAQAYVQQREALGFPLLKEPAAIAP comes from the coding sequence ATGTACTTTCAGGATGTTATTGCAACACTGCACCAATTTTGGGCAGCTCAGGGATGCCTGATTGCTCAGCCCTACGATGTGGAAAAAGGCGCCGGTACCAAAAGCCCCCATACCTTTTTGCGCGCCCTCGGACCTGAACCTTGGGCAGTGGCCTATGTCGAACCCTGTCGGCGACCGGCGGATGGCCGCTATGGCCAGAATCCCAACCGCTATCAGTACTACTACCAGTACCAAGTGCTGATTAAGCCCTCTCCCGATAATATCCAAGAGATCTATTTGGAGTCACTGCGCGCCCTGGGCATTCGCCCCCAAGAGCATGACATTCGCTTTGTCGAAGACAACTGGGAGGATGCTGCCGTCGGCGCGTGGGGCGTAGGCTGGGAGGTGTGGCTAGATGGCATGGAAGTGACGCAGTTTACCTACTTCCAGCAGTGTGGCGGTTTGGATTGCCGGCCGGTCTCCATTGAGATTACCTACGGCCTAGAACGGTTGACAATGTACCTCCAGGAGGTGGATGCGATCGCCAGTATCCGATGGAACTCTACCCTCACCTATGGCGATGTCCATTTGCAAGGGGAAATTGAGCAATCCACCTACAACTTTGAAGCCGCCGACCCGGAACGATTGTTCACCCTTTTTAGTCTCTACCAGCAGGAGGCGGAGCAGCTTCTGGAAAAGCAGTTGGTCTTGCCCAGCTTGGACTATGTGCTCAAGTGTTCCCACACATTTAACCTGCTGGATGCCCGTGGCGTCATTTCGGTGGCAGAGCGCACGCGCTATATTGGTCGCATTCGCGGGTTGGCCCGGTGCGTCGCCCAAGCCTATGTCCAACAACGGGAAGCTCTGGGGTTTCCACTGCTGAAGGAGCCAGCAGCGATCGCCCCCTAA